The following coding sequences are from one Oceanispirochaeta sp. window:
- a CDS encoding cyclic pyranopterin monophosphate synthase MoaC — protein sequence AKTVCTDKTGIEMEALTAVSIAALTVYDMCKAVDKQMRIGDIHLIEKTKLPL from the coding sequence GCCAAAACAGTGTGCACCGATAAAACCGGTATCGAAATGGAAGCCCTGACGGCTGTATCCATTGCGGCCCTCACAGTTTACGACATGTGCAAGGCGGTGGATAAGCAGATGAGGATCGGCGATATCCACCTCATCGAAAAGACCAAGCTCCCCCTTTAA